One Candidatus Lernaella stagnicola genomic window, ACACGGACGCCTTTGCACCGGAGAAAGAACCGGTCTGGTACGATTTTGAGGACTTGTTTCCGGTCATGGATGATGACGACGACGACAACGACGATGACAACGATGTCTTTATCGACGACGACGATGATGATGACGACGATAGTTTTGACGATGTGGAAAACAGTGATGATGACGCGGCAGATGATGATAATGATGGCCGCGCGCATGGAGGTTGTTTCTAACTATGGCGAAAAAACGTTTGTTGTTGGTACTCCCGAGCCACTTCGGCCGGGACGGCGAATTGATCACCGTGAAGAAAGCTTCCCTCAACCTGAATTTGAGTTTGGTGACTGTAGCGGGATTGACGCCCAGTGAGTATTTCGACATCGAAATCATGAACGATTACGTGCACCCTGTGGACACCTCTACACCGGCCGACCTCGTGGCGATTTCCACGCTGACGACCACGGCGGAGCGAGCCTACGAACTGGCCGACGGTTTTCGGGCGCACGGCGTGACGGTCGTTCTGGGCGGTTATCACGTGTGGGCTTTTCCCGACGAGGCCGCGGCGCACGCCGACTCGATATGCATCGGCGAGGCGGAGATGGTTTGGCCCGAGGCCGTCGATGATTTTCTGCGCGGAGCCTTGAAGCCGAAATACGTGGCAGACGGGCCTGCGTCACTGGCCGGTCAGCCGGTGCCGCGTTACGACTTGATCAACAAGCAGGACTACAAAATCGAAGTGTATCCGGTCGAATCCTCGCGCGGTTGTCCGCTGAATTGCGACTACTGCGCGGTGACCGCCTATCACGGCGGGCGGCATCGCTTGAAACCGGTGGCGGACGTCGTGCGCAACATCAAGTCGACCGGCAGCCGTTTCATCGCCTTCACGGACGACAACATCATCGCGCAACGCGACTACGCGCGAGAGTTGTTCAAGGCGCTCATACCTCTGGATATTCGATGGATGTGTCAGAGCACGATGTACATGGCCGACGATGCGGAGTTGATCGACCTGGCGGTGCGAGCGGGGCTGCGGTTCTCGTGGATGGGCATTGAGTCGATCAATCCGGCGGCGTTGGCCGAGGTGCATCGGCGCATCAATCAGGTGGAGGAATTCGAGCGGCGCATCGAAGAGTTCAACCGTCGCGGCGTGCTGGTTGGGGCGAACATCATCTTCGGTTTCGACCAGGATGTTCCGGAGTCGTTCGACGCGACGTACGAATTTTTGGTGCGTAACAAGGTGTTCCCGTTTTTGTATATTTTGACGCCGGTTCCGGGTACCAAACTATTTCAGCGCATGGAGGCCGAGGGGCGCTTGTTGCACCGGAAGTGGTCGCGCTATACGGGATACGAGACGGTTTTCAAGCCGAAGAATCTAACGCCGGAACAGCTCGACGATTTGTACTTCGAGACGCTGGCGCGACTTTTCACCTTGCGCCACAATTTCAATCGCTCCCTGTCGAAGATACGCTTGCGAAACCTAAAGGAAGATTTCTTCGTTCAGTTGGGGGCGTTCGTCGTCGGCAGTCAGGTCGGCTACGCGGCGCGGCACCGCATTCCCGACTACTGGTAAGCGCCCGGCTTAGTAGTAGGGCAATATTCCCTTTTTGAGGTTGTGACGAACCGCCAGGCTGTTAGCGGCCACGGCGACCTGCGTCATGAACGAGCCCCACGGTTGGCGCCAATTAAGCATTTTGACAAAGCGCTTGGCGATGAAACTCGACGAGTAGCATCTCATGTAAAACTTCATGAAATGGCTGTCGAGTTCGGCGGGCGTGAAATTCTTCGGCTTGAAGACCGTTTGATAGGACGTGTATCGCCAGAAGTCTTTGTGCAACAGGCTACCGTCGGCATTCATTCGATCATACAGCCGTGTTCCCGGGTACGGCGTGATGATGTAGGGGTTGACCATGAACCGATGCTTTTCGACGAAGTGGTAGGTTTTCTCAAAGGTCGCGGGCGTGTCGTTGGCAAAACCGAACATGAGGTTGGCGCACACGGTGATGCCGTATTTCTGGAACAGTTTTGTCTTGGCGACGTAATCCTCCACCTTGTTCACGTTTTTCTTCCCGACGGCCGCGAGGTTCTCGGGGTCCAAGGTTTCAATGCCGATTACGGCGTATCGGAATCCGCTGCGCGCCGCCAGCGCGAGCACTCGTTCGTCATCGGCCAGCCGGATGGAAACCTGACTCATCCAGAAAATCTTCAGTGGAATCAGCGCCTGGAAAAGTTCGGCGGAGTAATCGAGACGTCCGGCAATGTTGTCGTCGACGAAGCCGATGAAACGGCTGCCGGTCGCCTTGATATCGCGCGCCACATCGGCGGGCGGCCGCAAGCGATATTTGTGACCGTAAAACGTCGTGACGCTACAATATTCGCAATTGTACGGGCAGCCGCGGGACGCCTCGGCGGGTAAGACGTCGTTGAGGTACTTCTTCTTGTCGATCAGGTCGAAGCGCGGCAGGGGTTGTTGGTCCATGTCGCACAAGCGGTCGGCCTGGTAGCGCGGCTTGAGGTTTCCCGCCGCCGCATCGGCCAGAACGTCTTTCCAAATAAGTTCGGCTTCGCCGCAGACAAGCGCGTCGGCTTTTTCCTGCGCTTCTTCGGGGAAGAGCGTCGGATGAAAACCGCCCAGCACGACTTTCTTGCCGCGAGCCCGGAATTGTTCGGCGATTTCGTAGCCGCGCCGTGAATGCAGAGTGGTCGTCGTGATGCCCACCAAATCGTAATCGCCGTCGTAGTTGATTTTGTCCGTATAGTCGTTGGCGACTTCGATTTCCCAATCCGACGGCGTGAGGCCGGCGAGCAGATAAACCGACAGGGGAATGAGAAACGCCTTTTTGCGGCGCAAAGGCGTGCCGTCATCCTGCAATTGCGAAGGGCTGACCAGCAGGAGTTTCATGAGGTTGTCTCCCGGTAAGATTTCAAAATCGTCCAAGCCTCATCACGATAGCAAAAAGCGGCACGCGTGAGAATGCGCAAAAGCGTTCAACGCAAACGAGCGGGCGCCGGCGATTTCCGGGCGACTACATGTCGCGGGCGCGCGGCGGTTTCGCAAAACGGTCGAAGGCCGTGTAGACGCAGGGAATCAGATACAGCGTAAAGAAGGTTGAGACCAAGACGCCGCCGATGGTGACCATGGCGATGGCGGCGCGGAACTCGGCGCCGCTGCCCATGATCTGCGGCGTCAGGCTGATGGCGATGGCGCTGTTCATCATGATGATCGGGCGCAGGCGTTCGCCGGCAGCTTCAACCAGCGCCTCTCGCACGGCAAGGCCTTCGAGTCGAAACTGCGTGACGCGGTCCAAGATTAGAATCGCGTTGTTGACCACGATGCCCACGAGCATGACCACGGCCATCAAGCTCATCATGTTGAGCGATATGCCCGAGAGGAACAGCGCCAGCGAGACGCCGATCAATCCGAGGGGCAGGGTCAGCATGATGGTGATGGGGTGGATGAAACTTTCGAGCACCGCGGCCAGCACCATGTAGGTCAGGATGATGGCTAGAATCAACGCTTCGAAAATGTACTGGAAGGTTTCGGCCATGAACTCGGACTGGCCGGCGAAGTGAAGCAGGTAGCCGGGTTCGATGTCGATGTTCTTGGCGATCAACGTCTCCAGAGCGGACTGTCTATCGCCGAGGGTGCCCGATCCGACGTTGGCGTTAACGGTGACCATCCGGCGTTTGTTCTTGCGGTTGATCTCCGTTTCAGCGGTGCTGAAACTGAAATCGCCCAATTGAGACAGCGGAATGTAGTCGTCGCCGATACGCAGGAACATTTCTTCAAAGTCGGAGGCGACCCGTCGCTGATCTTGCTGGAGCTGCACGCGAATATCGTACTCCTCGTCGCTTTCCTTGTAGCGTGTCTTTACCTCGCCTTCGAAGGCGAGGCGCAAAACCTGCCCGACCATGGCCGTGTTCACGCCGTAGGCCGCCATCTGTTCGCGGTCGGGGACAAAGGTCAGTTCGGGCTTGCCGGTGACGTAATCCGAACGGATATCCACCAAGCCGTCGACTTGACGCATCTGCGCCATGAGTTGCTCGGCGTAGTCGTTGATTTTTGCCAGGTCTTCGCCGATCACCTGGACCTGCAGTCCCTGGCCCGGGCCGTGGGTGCTGAGGCCAACCGAAATCTCCGCGGCGGGAATCCCGGCCAAGTACGGGCGGGCGCGGTCGACGATTTGCTTGGCCGATAGGTCGCGTTCGGAGCTGTCGATCAGCTTGAAGACAATGTTCCCTTCCTCCACGCCTCTGGTGGTGCCTCCGATCGACTGCAATCCCGCCTCGATATATTGGCCGAATTGCTCGGTCATGCGTTTGTCGATTTCCTGAAAGACTTCGTCGCTTTTGCGCAGGCTGGTGCCGGCGGGCAACTTGACCGACACGCTGACGACGTTCTGATCGGACTGCGGAAAGAGTTCGGACCCGACGAAGCCGAAAAGCATAACGCCGCCGAAGAACGCAACCACCGCCGTGAGTACAATCACCCAACGATGGCGCAGGCTCCAGGCAATGCTGCGTTTGTACTCGCCGGCCAGGCTCGCATAGCCCTTATCCCACGCGTCGCCGAACTTTTTGACGGCGCCAAGTTCGTGCTTTTTGCCGCCTTGGCGGAAAAACGCCGCCGCGAGCATCGGTACGAGGGTGAAGCACATGAACAGTGAGAAGAGGGTCGCGAAAACGACCGTCAAGCCGAACTGCTTGAAGAATTGACCGATGATGCCTTGCATGAACGCGATCGGCGTGAACACAACCAGGTTCGTGGCGGTCGAAGCGATGACCGCAATGGCGACGCGGGTGGTACCGTTGATCGCCGCTTCATCTGCCGGCTCGCCGCGGGCGATATGCAGGCTGATGCTTTCCAGCACGACGATCGCGTTGGCTACCAGCACGCCGACGCTGACGCCCAGGCCCATCAGAGAAATAACATTGAGGGTGAAGCCGGCGAACATCATCGGCATGAAGGTGCCGATAATCGCGGCCGGAATCGAAATCGAGGCGATGAAAGTGGCGCGGATGTCGTGCAAAAACAGCCAGAGCAGCCCGGCAGTCAGCAGAATGCCGAGCAGAATACTGGTCGTGGCGTCGCGAACCGAGTCGACGATGTACTCAGCCGAATCCTGTACCGTTTCGATTTTGATGTCGCTGGGCAAGATTTCTTGCAAGGCGGCAACTTCTTTTTGAATATTGGCCGAAATCGCCACCGTGTTGCCTTCTGATTTTTTCTGGATTTCGAGGCTGACGGCTTCACGCCCGGCATATCGGGCTTGGGTGCGGGGTTCGGCGTAGGTGTCGATGACTTCCGCGACGTCGCGTACGTAAACCTGCGTGCCGTGGGGCGTGGGGACCAGTACGTCGCGGATCTGGTCGAGGTTGGCGTATTTCGCCTGCAAGCGCAGGGAAAGTTCGTTCTGAGTGGAAATGATGCGGCCGACGGGGAAGTCGACGTTCTCGGCCGTCACCGCCATCAGCACATCGGCAACCGAAAGGCCGTAGGCGCGCAGGGCGTAGCGGTCGAGCGCCACGCGGATTTCCCGTTCGCGTCCACCGACGATGTCCACCGACGAGACGCCCTCGATCTTGGCGAGTTGGTCTTTGATCTTCTCGTCGGCGATACGGTAGGTTTCTTCCAACGAGCGCGGGCTGCTGACCGCGAGCTGCATGATCGGCTCGTCGGTCGGGTTGAATTTGAACACCGCGGGCGGCTCGGCGTCATCGGGCAATTCGGCGCGAATGCGCTCGATCTTATCTTTCACCTCGATGGCCTTGAGGTCTTCGTCGGCGCCCAACTCAAACTCGAGAAAGATAAACGAAAGGTTTTCCGAACTTCGCGATTGCATGCGCTCGAGGTTGGAAACCGAGAACACTTCGTCCTCGATTCTCTGGGTGATCTGACTTTCGACCTCTTTGGGACCGGCGCCGGGGTAGATCGTCTGAATCATCACGAAGGGGAATTCGATTTCCGGCATCAGCTCTTGCGCCAGGTCTCGATAGCCACGGAAACCGACGACGACGAAGAGCATGATCATCATCGTGGTAAGTACAGGACGGCGGACAGCCAGCTTGGCGAGGAACATGGATGCGTCTCCTTAGAGCTGCTCGACGACCTTGTGGATTTGCACTTTCTCGCCGCCGGACAAGAGGTTGGCGCCCCAAACGACAACCTGTTCTCCGGCCTGCAAGCCGTCTTCCACCACAACCATCTTATTATTGTGCGGACCGATGACGATCGGCCGCTTCTCCGCTTTGTTCTCACCGCCGACGACGAATACGAAATATCCCTTGGCATCGGTGTGCAGGGCGTCAGACGGGACTTGCAGCGCGTTTTCTTGGAAGTCGGTGCGAATCTTCACGCGTTGCAGGGTTCCCGGGGGCAGGAGGCCGTTGGAATCGAGAATGGCCTCCACCAAAAACAGCCGCGTCTTGGGATCGGCCGACAGGCTCACGCAGCAGACCTGGCCCGACGCAAGTTCGTTATCCCCGTTTTCAACGACCATGGCTACTTGCCCGGCCGCGATTTTTTTGATGTCTGAACTGGATACGTCCATCTTCACGCGGGCCTGATCCGTCTTGGCGACGACGGCCAGCGTCTCGCCCGGTTCGACCTTTTGCCCGGCCCGCACGCGCACGTCAGTCACCACGCCCGCAATCGGCGTTTTAAGCGTTAGCGAAGCGGCCGCGTCGCGCGACACCGCCCGGGCGGTGTCCATGGCCAGGCGCGCTCGATCGAGTTGGCTGTCGCTGAGCGCGCCCGCTTCGTGCAAGGGCTGAAGGCGGTCGAATTCCCGCTTGGCCGTCTCGTACTGCAAACGCGCCCCTTCGCGCGCGGCATACGATTGCGTCGACGACAAGGCATCCAACGAAACGATCGCGCGCCCTGCGCCGACTTTTTGCCCCTGTTGCACGTGCACCGTGCGGATCCGAGCGGGCATGTTGGCGTAAATCGACGCCTGGTTGATGCCTTCGAGGGCGCCTGTCTTCTCCAACCACTTCTCGAACGTGGCGTTTTGGATGGCATAAACGTCTACGGGAACGCCATCGGCGCGGCGCACGTCATCGATACTCGGCGTTTTCTCACCCTTACCGGCGGTGAAGAAGCGAAAAGCAATCAAACCGGCGAGGCCGAGAACAATAATCGCAATGATGATGTTGCGAAGTTTCATCGCGTGGGATCCTCTTGTTTATTCTCCCATCGCTCGCTGCAAGCGGGCGCGGGCGTCATTCAGATCAAATAGCGTCGCGGCCAAACCGAGTTTGGCCCGATTCAAATTATTGCGTGCGTCGGTCACTTCCAATCGCGTACCGAGTCCGTTTTCGAAACGAAGCTGCGCCAAGTGGTTGGCTTCGGCGGCCACTTCCACGGCTTTCATGTTCGCGGCGACCATTGCTTCAGTGGTGCGAATTTGTTTTGCCAAACTCGTCACTTCCAATTTAATTCCGCGCGTTGCCTGAGCGATTTGCAGGCGGGACGTCTGCCGTTTGGCGGCCATCTGCTTCATCCGGCCGTAAGCGCGCAATCCGTCGAAAAGCGGGACATACAACTGCACGCCGAAATTGAGCGACGGCTGGAAACCGTCGGAGGCGTCGCCGGGCTCATCCTCGGGCCAGATTTGCTTATCGGAACCACCCGATTGGGCGTAGGTTGCGTTAGCCGTGAGGGTGGGCAGGTAGAGCGCGCGGGCGATCTTGTGCGAATAATCGTACATGTCTTTTTGCAGGCTCAAGGCGCGCAATTCCGGGCGCTGCAGAACCGCGCGGCGCACGAATTCAGAGACATCGCCTTCAAGCGACTCGAATTTCAATTCGCCGACAATGGATACCGTGCGATCCAGCGGCTCACCGATGACATGCAGCAAGGCCTGCTTCGCGGTTTCGAGGTTGCGCTCGGCGGCCATTACGGTGGGCTCGGCCATCGCCAGTTCCGACTCGACGATCAGCAGATCGAAGCGGCTCATCACGCCTTGCTTCGCCTTGTTGCGTACCACGTCGTACGTTTCTTTGGTTAGCTTCAGGTTTGACTCGGCGACACTCAGCGCCTCTTGCGCGAAAAGCACGGTCAAAAACGACTGGCGGGTTTGCAGCGCCACATCCTTGACCGCCAACTGCTTGTTTTCGCGCGCGATCTTCTTAAAGACCGATCCTAAGCGAATGGCATTGCTCACCTTGCCGAAGGTGAACAGATTCTGCTCGGCCATGAGGCGGAAATCCCACTCGTGCTGGGAATTGAAATACTGCTTTGATTTTTCCAGCGGCGGCGCGCCCATTTGCGCCAACAGCGGATTGAAGGCCGTCATATCGACTTCGGAAAAACGTCGCTCGAGATGGCGCGTGTAACCGACCACGCCGCTGATCTGCGGGAAGGCGTCGGCGGCGTATTCCCGATACGTGCCCTTGGCTTCGTTAATCGACTCATCAGCGATGCGCACCGATTCGTTATGGGATAGGGCCAGCTCAACGGCTTTTTCGATGGTCAGGCGCAAGGGGAGGAGGTCATTCTCCGCCGCCCGTGCCGCATCGACGGCCAAGGCCGCCAAGATGGCGCATACACTCAAGCAGGCGAACCAGAAACGGCCTCCATGATGCATCATATCTTGTTTCTCCCGTTTGGCTGCAATCGGCATAGCATATAAAAACCAGGCTTCAAGTCAAGGGTTTCAATACCAAATGGTACGGTTATGTCCACAATAAATATCGATTGCTTGCGCCTCATCTGGTCAGGGGAGGGGCAAGCAATAAACCGAACGCGAAAAATGACGCTTTAGCTTCCAAAAATCAAGCGGTTACCAGACTTTTGGCAAAGTTTTTTATTGCGTCGCAATCTCCAACTGTCAAGAAATGCGCGCCATGTAAAGCATAACTATTCGACAAGAAGCGAATCTTGCGAATATTTCCGGAACGGTAAAGGAGCGTCGGGCGGTTACCGAAGCATGGCCGGATTGGTCACTGGGGGGGCGATAGACCGGCACATCCACTCTTGCTCCTGTGCGAAGCAGCGAACGGTTCCGTCGATATCGGTGCGCCAAATCTCTGTCCCGCGTCGACGCAACGACTGCATAACACTCGGCGCGGGAAACCTATATCGGTTTTGGAAACCGACCGGTATTAGCGCGAGCCGCGGGGAGACGGCGTCCAAAAAAGCCGGTGTGCTGCTGCTGGGCGAGCCGTGGTGGCCCACTTGTAGCATCTCGACATCCAAGTCGGCGCCACCGGCGAGTATGTGGGATTCAGCGGACCGCTCCATATCGCCGGTTACCAATAGGTTGCGCGGTCCTGCGGCAATTCGCAGAGCGAGCGAGCGGTCGTTTGCTCTCCACGCCAAAGGCGGCTCTTCCGGCGGATTGAGTACGTCTACTTGCAGCCTGTCGAATCTGAATGACTCGCCGGCTTTCAGTTCCCGCACCGGAATTTGCTTTTCCCGAGCCCGCGCGAGCAACCACAGGTAGTCTCCCGCGTTTTCGGCCGCAAAGGGTCGCGCCGCCGTCCAGATCTCTCCAACGCGGAGGTTCTCCAAGACCGCGTGCAAGCCAAGGCAATGATCGGGGTCGGCATGCGTGACGACCAGGACGTCGACGGCTGGTACGCGTTCGGCCAACAGATAGGGCAGCACGAGTCGCCCGCGCGGGTCGTAGCCGCCGTCAATCAGGAGGTGACGCCCGCCCGCGGTGCGTACATGCAGCGACATGCCTTGGCCGACGTCGATCATCGTCACTTGGGTTTGCGCCGGGAAACGGTGCGCGAGGCGTGGCGTGAATATCAGACTTACCGTGAGGACCGCCGCCGTCGCCCACGCGGCCCGCCGAATCCAACGCCGCGACCAATACGGTACCGACACGAAAAGAAGCACAAGCAAGGCAAGTTCAATCACCGTGGGCCGACCAAGGTACCTCTCGCCCCCGCCGAGGGCGTCGATGAGCAGCGCGACTCCCCATACCTGATCGGCGGCAAGCGCGGCGACCGCCCACAGCCAGCCTGTAACCGCCGGGGCCAACCAAGCCGCGGCACTCCCGGCCAGAAGCGGGGGAATAACCAAAGAAGTGTAGATCGGCAAGGCGACCAGGTTGGCGACCAGCGCGCCGGGGGCGATCGTGCCGAAGTGCCAAAGGGAAATCGGCACCGTGGCCAGGAACGCGGCGGCGGACATGACAAGTCCCCGCACCAACCAGCGACGTGCGGGCGAAAGTAATGGCCGCGGGGCAACTTCTTCCTCGAACGTTTTGAGTTCGGAAAGCTTGCGGCCCAGACCCGCCCAGTGAATCATGCCCGCGACCGCCGCGAAGCTGTACTGGAAGCCGGCTTGCCAAAGAGCGCCCGGATACACGGTCAGCACGACGCAGGCTGCCGCCGCGAGGGCGATAAGCGGGTCACGACGCCGGCCTACGTATAAGGCGAGCATCGCAATGACGAACATGACGCAGGCCCGCAGAACGCTGGTGCTCGCGCCCGCTAACGCCGTGTACAACAACGCCACGGGAAGCGCGAAAAGAACGGCGAGACGGCCCGGGTGAAAGCGGTGGCCCAGCGCCGGAAAACGGCTGAACGCGAACCAAAGAAGAAGAAAAACCAAGCCGGCGACGGCCGAAATGTGCAGGCCCGACACGACCAACACGTGCCCGATCCCCGCGCGACGGTATGACTCGCGAATGTCGGGCCGAAGCAGCGCTTTCTCACCGAGGACCAGCGCTCGCGCCAAGGCCCCTGTTTCCGCCGGAGCCGCCGCCGCCCGTTGCCGAACCTTTTCGCGTATGGCCTCCAACAAGGAATGAAAAGTAATTCCTTCCGAGGCGATTTGCCGGATCGAATTGGCGCTGTACAGGCGGCCGCGTAGATAGATTCCCTGCGTGATCTCGCCCCAATCCCATCGGTAGACGCCGGGCGTGCGGGGCGACGCGATGTATTCGAGGCGCGTGCGCAGGCGGACTGTCGCGCCGCATTCGACGGGTGGCAGGGTGTGACGAAAGTGGATGCGCACCTTACCCGCGGCGGTCGTCCAGCTATCGTCGTCGGCGATGATTTTGTGTGCCTTCAAAACGAAGGAGCCGCCGCCGTCGTTGTTCATCAGCGGTGGATCGAACATCGCCCCTTCGATAGTGACCATGCCGGTGTGAACCCAATGAGCGAGGTGGTTTGCCGGAAGCTTAGGCCGAACCACGCCATCAATGCGCCATAGGCCCAGTGCGAAGGCGAGGAGTGCCAACGCGGCGATTCCCGCGATCCTCCGGTTTCGTTTCCACGCCAGCAGTAAGAGGATTCCAGCAGCCGCGACCGCGACAACGGCGAGAATCACGGCGTGCTCGAAGTAGCGACCCACGTACAAACCCAGCCCCAGAGCGAACGCGGCGGGAATCAGCGGGCGACGAATCATTCTCGGTTCAAGTGCTCGTGAATCGTTTGCGCGAGTTTCGGCCCGATCCCCGGCGCCCGGGTGAGTTCGTCCCGGGTGGCTTGGCGGATGCGTTTGACGCTGCCGAAGGTTTTCAGGAGGGCTTTTTGCTTGGCCTTACCCAAGCCCGGCACGGCGTCCAGCGCGCCGGCGACCATTTTCTTGGAGCGTAATTTTCGGTGGTATTCGATCGCGAACCGGTGCGCTTCGTCGCGCAGCCTTTGCAGCAAGTGCAGGGCGTTGCTGCCGGCAAGGAAGGTCACGGCATTTTTGCGGCCGGGCAGATAGACTTTGTCCTTCGGCGAAGTGTCGCCCGCGGCGAGGTTCTTGATTTTTGTGATCGCGGCCACCGGTTGAGCGGTGAGGCCGAGTTCCTTCAATACGGACACGGCCACACTCAAGTGGCCCTTGCCGCCGTCGATGAGCAGCAAGTCGGGTAGATCGCCGTCCCGCATGCCGCGCGCCAGGCGCCGTTGCAGCACTTCACGCATCATGGCGAAGTCGTCGGGTTCGTCTTTGGTGCGCACGCGGTAGTGCCGGTAGCCGGATTTGTCGGGCTCGCCCTGCGTGAAGCGAACTTGCGAACCCACGGCCAGCTTGCCCTGAACATTGGATATGTCGAAGCACTCAATGACGTCCGGCTGACGTGCCAGATGGAGTTTCTCGACGAGGCTTTGCAGCACTTCGGCCGGCGTGACCAGCGACGAACGCCGCGCGTCGAAGTGGCGTTTGGCGTTCTTGTGCGCCATGAGCACCCACTGGCGTCCCGCGCCGCGTTGGGCGGGGCGAACATCGATACGGTGGCCGGCAAGATCGGTCAACCATTCGGCAAGGAGGTCGGGGCCGCCCTCGGGCTCCAAGGGCAACAAAATCTGCTCGGGTAGGAAGTTGTCGCCGGAGTAATAGATGCCGATGAGTTGGCGGAGGATCTGGGCGTCGCTGTCCTCAATGTTCGTAAACGGATAGATGCGCTGGCCCGTAATCGCGCCGCTGCGAACGAATAACTGGCAAATCACGACAGCCGATCCCTCGCGGTATAAGCCGAACGCGTCGCGGTCGCCTTTGCCGTGGTGCACGATTCGCTGGCGCTCAAGTGATTTTTCGATTGCCGCGATGCGGTTGCGTGCGAGCGCGGCCTCT contains:
- a CDS encoding DNA internalization-related competence protein ComEC/Rec2 — translated: MIRRPLIPAAFALGLGLYVGRYFEHAVILAVVAVAAAGILLLLAWKRNRRIAGIAALALLAFALGLWRIDGVVRPKLPANHLAHWVHTGMVTIEGAMFDPPLMNNDGGGSFVLKAHKIIADDDSWTTAAGKVRIHFRHTLPPVECGATVRLRTRLEYIASPRTPGVYRWDWGEITQGIYLRGRLYSANSIRQIASEGITFHSLLEAIREKVRQRAAAAPAETGALARALVLGEKALLRPDIRESYRRAGIGHVLVVSGLHISAVAGLVFLLLWFAFSRFPALGHRFHPGRLAVLFALPVALLYTALAGASTSVLRACVMFVIAMLALYVGRRRDPLIALAAAACVVLTVYPGALWQAGFQYSFAAVAGMIHWAGLGRKLSELKTFEEEVAPRPLLSPARRWLVRGLVMSAAAFLATVPISLWHFGTIAPGALVANLVALPIYTSLVIPPLLAGSAAAWLAPAVTGWLWAVAALAADQVWGVALLIDALGGGERYLGRPTVIELALLVLLFVSVPYWSRRWIRRAAWATAAVLTVSLIFTPRLAHRFPAQTQVTMIDVGQGMSLHVRTAGGRHLLIDGGYDPRGRLVLPYLLAERVPAVDVLVVTHADPDHCLGLHAVLENLRVGEIWTAARPFAAENAGDYLWLLARAREKQIPVRELKAGESFRFDRLQVDVLNPPEEPPLAWRANDRSLALRIAAGPRNLLVTGDMERSAESHILAGGADLDVEMLQVGHHGSPSSSTPAFLDAVSPRLALIPVGFQNRYRFPAPSVMQSLRRRGTEIWRTDIDGTVRCFAQEQEWMCRSIAPPVTNPAMLR
- the uvrC gene encoding excinuclease ABC subunit UvrC yields the protein MTPDKLRNKIRRVPADPGVYIWKDADGKIIYVGKAKVLRNRVRSYFQRVEDKDGKTRLLVARIADLEWIVTASEKEALILEATLIQTHYPRYNIRLRDDKRFISLKLDLLHRFPRLYVVRKVKRDGNLYYGPYSDARAIRETMKFINAAFRLRKCSNHNFAARDRPCLQYQIGRCLAPCVGYVDREDYEALVDEVKLFFAGRLPELIKQLRLQMQTLAANLEFEEAALARNRIAAIEKSLERQRIVHHGKGDRDAFGLYREGSAVVICQLFVRSGAITGQRIYPFTNIEDSDAQILRQLIGIYYSGDNFLPEQILLPLEPEGGPDLLAEWLTDLAGHRIDVRPAQRGAGRQWVLMAHKNAKRHFDARRSSLVTPAEVLQSLVEKLHLARQPDVIECFDISNVQGKLAVGSQVRFTQGEPDKSGYRHYRVRTKDEPDDFAMMREVLQRRLARGMRDGDLPDLLLIDGGKGHLSVAVSVLKELGLTAQPVAAITKIKNLAAGDTSPKDKVYLPGRKNAVTFLAGSNALHLLQRLRDEAHRFAIEYHRKLRSKKMVAGALDAVPGLGKAKQKALLKTFGSVKRIRQATRDELTRAPGIGPKLAQTIHEHLNRE